One Onthophagus taurus isolate NC chromosome 11, IU_Otau_3.0, whole genome shotgun sequence genomic window carries:
- the LOC111416202 gene encoding small ribosomal subunit protein mS27, with translation MSLFLRNFPSLIVKTHKIKSFPSVRKFLSQAYFCSEHWEHRLKDPILQKVNVEDFYQDLELRHSKTGKISAIDVDIFANAVKEDTYIEELLDLVHKLRLSADTQNTLNSTSHAVIRYLNNTNNDEVLLRVLDDRLNYGIFLDYHIANLLMFDYYKKGLFANGARVAANLMLQEEFESPLSINLGLLNCYNYLKDPKGWPELEKIEEPEEEVKIRVKYLRNPFDDDHFDLTAPNKIIGKTLITFTKNPESVLEKSLHLLGLILYEKLDKSKDFSNKLDKIHSDILKLIPDDNEIKKLIVEIPQDSEDVQTLLEQRVKDSERKMGERDISNQCDLYNKWIEERKKSLLEQNERIRSEQRLLDVETLKKDLQERETKLWFFENEEKIELEILAKSQMQKQNESVEEKKVSEKKEDLKKNKGLK, from the coding sequence ATGAgtctttttttaagaaatttcccaagtttaattgtaaaaacgcataaaattaaatcatttcctTCCGTACGAAAGTTTTTATCGCAGGCGTATTTTTGTAGCGAACATTGGGAGCATCGTTTAAAAGATCCAATTttacaaaaagttaatgttgaagatttttatcaagatttagaattaaggCACTCAAAAACTGGTAAAATCAGCGCGATAGATGTAGATATATTCGCAAATGCCGTAAAAGAAGATACTTATATTGAGGAACTCTTAGATTTAGTTCACAAATTAAGATTAAGTGCCGATACacaaaatacattaaattcAACATCACACGCTGTTATTAGATATTTAAACAATACAAATAACGATGAAGTGTTGTTAAGAGTATTAGATGATCGGTTAAACTACGGAATTTTCTTAGATTACCATATTGccaatttattaatgtttgattattataaaaaggGTCTTTTTGCGAATGGAGCAAGAGTAgcagcaaatttaatgttacAGGAAGAATTCGAGAGTCCATTATCAATTAATTTgggattattaaattgttacaACTACCTAAAAGACCCTAAAGGTTGGCctgaacttgaaaaaattgaagaacCAGAAGAAGAAGTTAAAATTCGagttaaatatttaagaaatccTTTTGATGATGATCATTTTGATCTTACAGCACCAAACAAAATCAttggaaaaactttaattacaTTCACTAAAAATCCTGAAAGCGTATTAGAAAAATCTTTACATTTACttggattaattttatatgaaaagcTTGATAAATCAAAAGACTTCTCAAATAAACTCGATAAAATCCACTCtgacattttaaaactaatcCCAGATGAcaatgaaattaagaaattgatTGTGGAAATTCCCCAAGATTCTGAAGATGTACAAACTCTTTTGGAGCAGCGAGTTAAAGATTCTGAAAGGAAAATGGGGGAACGAGATATTTCTAATCAATGTGACCTTTATAATAAATGGATTGAAGAGAGGAAAAAGTCGCTTTTGGAACAGAATGAAAGGATTAGATCCGAACAACGATTACTAGATGTTGAAACActcaaaaaagatttacaagAACGCGAAACTAAATTGTGGTTCTTTGAAAATGAGGAGAAAATCGAATTGGAGATTCTTGCGAAAAGTCAAATGCAAAAACAGAATGAATCTGTTGaggaaaaaaaagtttctgagaaaaaagaggatttaaagaaaaataaagggCTGAAGtaa
- the LOC111416203 gene encoding large ribosomal subunit protein uL22m isoform X2: MPTWALFSPQISAIHTSSILSAYNPNKPNKFLRYNKIVYPPQEEHEEPRPAFVCHQRTNIKYSPWKMWYIACLVRGMTVDEAIKQLKFVLKKGAKDVRETIEEARDLAIKRHNVEFGSNLWVAESFVGKGPVFKGVRRHARVRPGIVEYFHCHYFVRLEEGKPPKNYYLHAPKEPQEQLDDWLKQMRSRKIINSL, translated from the exons ATGCCAACATGGG CGTTATTTTCACCTCAAATAAGTGCTATTCATACAAGTTCGATTCTTTCTGCTTATAATCCAAAtaaaccaaataaatttttgagatacaataaGATAGTTTATCCTCCTCAAGAAGAACATGAAGAACCTCGGCCGGCT TTTGTATGCCATCAAAGAACCAACATCAAATATAGTCCATGGAAAATGTGGTACATAGCATGTCTTGTACGAGGGATGACTGTTGATGAAgctattaaacaattaaaattcgttttaaaaaagGGGGCCAAAGATGTTAGAGAAACCATTGAGGAAGCCAGAGATTTAGCTATTAAGAGACATAATGTTGAATTTGGTAGTAATTTATGGGTTG CCGAATCTTTTGTGGGAAAAGGACCAGTTTTTAAAGGTGTAAGACGTCACGCCCGAGTGAGGCCTGGAATTGTCGAATATTTCCATTGCCACTATTTCGTACGATTAGAAGAGGGTAAACCacccaaaaattattatttacatgCTCCAAAAGAGCCACAAGAACAATTAGACGATTGGTTGAAGCAGATGAGGtcaagaaaaattataaattctttgtaa
- the LOC111416203 gene encoding large ribosomal subunit protein uL22m isoform X1, whose protein sequence is MLISKIIKTPLALFSPQISAIHTSSILSAYNPNKPNKFLRYNKIVYPPQEEHEEPRPAFVCHQRTNIKYSPWKMWYIACLVRGMTVDEAIKQLKFVLKKGAKDVRETIEEARDLAIKRHNVEFGSNLWVAESFVGKGPVFKGVRRHARVRPGIVEYFHCHYFVRLEEGKPPKNYYLHAPKEPQEQLDDWLKQMRSRKIINSL, encoded by the exons atgttaatatctaaaataattaaaactccTTTAGCGTTATTTTCACCTCAAATAAGTGCTATTCATACAAGTTCGATTCTTTCTGCTTATAATCCAAAtaaaccaaataaatttttgagatacaataaGATAGTTTATCCTCCTCAAGAAGAACATGAAGAACCTCGGCCGGCT TTTGTATGCCATCAAAGAACCAACATCAAATATAGTCCATGGAAAATGTGGTACATAGCATGTCTTGTACGAGGGATGACTGTTGATGAAgctattaaacaattaaaattcgttttaaaaaagGGGGCCAAAGATGTTAGAGAAACCATTGAGGAAGCCAGAGATTTAGCTATTAAGAGACATAATGTTGAATTTGGTAGTAATTTATGGGTTG CCGAATCTTTTGTGGGAAAAGGACCAGTTTTTAAAGGTGTAAGACGTCACGCCCGAGTGAGGCCTGGAATTGTCGAATATTTCCATTGCCACTATTTCGTACGATTAGAAGAGGGTAAACCacccaaaaattattatttacatgCTCCAAAAGAGCCACAAGAACAATTAGACGATTGGTTGAAGCAGATGAGGtcaagaaaaattataaattctttgtaa